The DNA region AATGGATAGACAAGAACAGAAAGATTTTATGAAAGCTTTTAATATAAAAAATTTAGGGCTAAATGAAATTATTAAATATGGTTATAAAATACTTAATTTAATAACATTTTTTACAGTAGGTATTAAAGAAATTCATGCTTGGTCAATACCTAAAGGTAGCACAAGTATACAAGCTGCTCATAAAATTCATAGTGATTTTAGCAAAGGTTTTATTCGTGCTCAAATTATTAAGTATTTAGATTTTATTCAATATAAAAGTGAAATTCAAGTTAAAGAAATGGGTAAATGTAAAATTGAAGGAAAAAATTATATAGTTGAAGATGGTGATATTGTAAATTTTTTGTTTAATGTTTCAAATTAATTAAAATATTTAAATAAACTCTTAATATTTATTCATTTATTTTCAATTTTTTTAGAGAGGAAAAAATAATTATCCTCTCTAATTATTTATATTTATTTATTTAATAAAAAGTTTTTAAGTTTATTAAAATCTGGATTTATATTATGTGATAATAAAGGTAAATTAATTCGATGTTTAAGTTCATTTGGTAAAATAACACTATTTTTTAAAATTTTTTCAACAGTATCTTTGAATTTAGATGGATGCGCTGTTCCTAAAAATATACCGTATTCATCTTCTTTTAATTGATCACTTAATAATCTATATGCAATTGCAGCATGTGGTTCAGAAGTATATCCAAGTTGGAAAAGTTCTTTAATTGTTTCTTTAGTATTTGTATCTGATACACTTCCAAATCTTAAATCATTTAAGTTCCAATTATTTCTACGAAATAATTCTTCAATTCTAGGCCAATTATTTGGTTGACTAATATCCATAGCATTAGAAATTGTAGATATAGTTTTTTTGGGTTTCCATTGTTTATTTTGTAAAAATCTTGGAACAGTATCATTTGCATTTGTGCATGCTATAAAAGATTTAATCGGTAAACCAAGAGATTTTGCTAGCAATCCAGCTGTTAAATTTCCAAAATTACCACATGGAACAGATATAACTAAATTTTCTCTCTTTTTTTCTGTAATTAATGAAAAAGCTTCAAAATAATAACATATTTGTGCTAATAAACGACTTATGTTAATAGAATTAGCTGAATTTAAACCTATTAATTCTTTTAGTTTTTTATCATCGAAAGCTTTTTTAACTAAATTTTGACAATCATCAAAACTACCATTAATTGATATAGTTGTTATATTTTCTCCTAATGTACAAAATAATTGTTCTTGTAGTAAACTAATTTTTCCTTTCGGGTATAAAATAATTACTCGAATATTTTTCATTTTATAAAATGCGTGTGCAACTGCAGCACCAGTATCTCCTGATGTTGCAGTTAAAATAGTAAAATTTTCATTTTTTTTATTTAGATGAAATATCATTTGAGCCATAAAACGGGCTCCAAAATCTTTAAATGCTAATGTTGGTCCATGAAATAATTCAAAACAACTTATATTTTTATTAATTGAAACTTTTAATGGTTTTTTAAAAGAAAATGCTTTTTTTACATGTTTATATAATATATTTTTAGATATTTCAGAATCGATAAATTTAGAAAGTATTTCAGTACTTCTTGTAATAAAATCCATTTTTAGCATTTCTGATAATTCAAAAGGTGTAATAGTTGGTATTTTTACTGGAAAAAACAATCCTTGTTGTTGTCCTAGTCCAAGTTTTACAGCAGTTTCAAAGTTAACTTGTTCACTATGATTTTTTAAATTATAAAGTTTCATCTTTTATCCTATTTTTCGAGCACCTTTTATATCTATATAACAAATATGAACAAATCCCGTTTTATTTTGTAAATAGTTTTTTGTTAACCACTCAGATATTTTTTTAGCAATTTTAATATTTTCTGCAACAGCAAAAATTGTTGGTCCTGAACCAGATATACCGCAACTTATAGCCCCTAATTTTTGAATATTTTGTTTATTTTCAGTAAATTTAGGTAATAATTTACTACGATATGGTTCTGCTATAGATTCTTTCATGCATCTTGCTGCTAAATGAGATTGTTGAGTATATGATGCATGAATGAAACTAGCTAAATAACGACTATTTGTAATACAAATATCTTTTGTGTATTTTTTAGGTAAAATTTTTCTTGCTTCTGCAGTAGATAATTTTACTCCTGGCCAAGCTACTATCCAAAACCAATTTTTAAAATTTGGTATTGTTTGACTAATTATTTTAGAGTCGTCTATGATTAATTGTAAACCTCCCAGATAAGATGGAGCAACATTATCATAATGAATACTTCCTGATATTTCCCCTTCAACTTCACCCATAAGTAATAGTAGTTCTTTTGAATTTAATGGGTTGTTAAAAATTTCATTTATTGCAACTAAAGTAGAAACAACAGAACAAGCACTAGATCCTAGTCCTGATCCAATTGGTAAATTTTTTTCTAAAATTATTGAAACCGGAATGTTTTTTTTTATTAATTTACAAAATTTATACCAACATTTCCAAACAATATTTTGTTCGTGGTTTATAGGTAATTGATGAGAAAACGTTCCTTTATTAACTAATTGAAAATTTTCTGATAATTTTATTGTGATACAATCACCTAATAAACTACCATTTATTGGTTTAATAGCTGCACCTAAAATATCAAATCCAACTCCAACATTACCAATAGAAGCTGGTGCATAAATTTTAATCATTACTGTACTCCACACTGACGTTTATAATATTATACGTAGTAGGTCGGAAAATACTCCAGAGGCAGTAACATCGTTACCAGCACCATATCCTCTTAATACGAGAGGAATCGGTTGATAATAATTTGTATAAAATGTCAGTGCGTTTTCGCCGTTTTTAACTTTGTATAATGGATTATCACTATTTATTTCTTCAATTTTTACTGAACATTTTCCTCCTTTTTCTATTGTTCCTACAAAACGTAATACTTTTCCTATATTTCTTGCTTTTCTCACTCTTTCTACGAAAGAAATATCTATTTCCTTTAATTTATTTAAAAATTCTTTAGTATTTTTACATTTTTGAAAATTTTTAGGTAATATTGGTTCAATTTCAATATCTTCTAATTCTATTTTATATCCTACTTCACGTGCTAAAATTAACAATTTTCTAGCAACATCTATTCCTGATAAATCATCACATGGGTTTGGTTCTGTAAAACCTAAATCTTTCGCTTTTTTAGTAGCATCTGATAATAAAATATTTTCTTCTAGTTTTCCGAATATAAAAGATAAAGAACCAGATAATATGCCTTTAAAGCAAATTAAATTATCACCTGTATTAACTAGATTTTGTAATGTTTGTATGATAGGTAATCCTGCCCCAACATTAGTTTCATATAAAAATTTTTTATTTTCTTTTAATGTAGTGTTTCTAATATCGTTATAGTATTTTAACGAGCTAGTATTAGCTTTTTTATTTGATGTAATTACATGGAATCCTTTCGAAAAAAAATTAATATATTGTTGAGATAAAATTTCATCTGAAGTGCAATCGATTACAACAGAATTTAAAAAAGAATTCTCTTTCAATAATTTATTTAATATTTCAAGATTAAATTGTTTTTTCGATTCTTGAAAATGTTTTTCCCAATTTTTTAAATCAATTAAATCATTTAAAAATAATATTTTTTTAGAATTTGAGATAGTACGAATTTTTATTTCTATATTTTTATTTTCTAAAAAATTTTTTTGTTTTAATATTTGTTTTATTAATGTTCTTCCTACCCCACCTATACCAAGTAAAAAAACATTTATAATTTTTTTATTATAAAACAATGTATTATGAATATTTTGAAGGCTTTTTAACACATTTTCTTTTTTAATTACTACTGATATAGAATGTTTTGAAGATCCCTGAGAAATTGCAAGAACATTAACTTTAGATTTTCCTAAAGCACAAAAAATTTTTGACGCAATATCATATTTTTGAGAAATATTAAAACCGATTATAGATAATATAGACAAATTACTAATTATATGAATACTATTCAATAGTTTTTCTTTTAATTCAGATTTAAATAATTTATTTAATATAAAAAGAATTTTTTGCGAGTCTTTTTCTAGAGTGCAAAAGCTAAAATTATTTTTAGATGATGATTGAGTAATTAATATAATATTGATATTTTCTTTTTCAAATAAATTAAATATACGTGGAAGTACATCATTTTTTTGTTTTAATAAACAACCAGACATTGTAAACATTACAATATTATCTAAATTAGTTACACCTTTTAAAATATTATTTTGATTACAATCATTATTTTTACAAATCAATGTACCTTGAGATTGAATATTCGAAGTATTTTTAATGATGCATGGAATATTAAAGTTTTTAAGTGGCTCAATAGTTTTTGGATGTAATACCTTAGCTCCAAAATATGATAATTCCATTGCTTCTTCATATGATATTGATTTTAGTAATGAAGTATTGGATATTTTTTTTGGGTCTGAAGTCAAAACACCATCAACATCTGTCCAGATTTCGCATAAATTAGCATTTAAACAACAAGCTAATATTGCTGCAGAATAATCTGATCCGTTACGTCCTAATATTACTAATTCATTTTTTTTGTTACCTGCAATAAAACCTGCCATTAAAATAATATTATTTTTATTTATGTTTATTTTACTAATACGTTTTTTAGATTCATTTATATCCACTGCAGAGTTTAAAAAATTTCCTATAGATACAATATTTTCAACAGGATCTATAATAGTAATTTGATGATTTCTAGATATTAATATATTTTTCATGATCCAAATAGAAAGTATTTCTCCACGAGAAATTATAATAGCTTGTATATTTTCAGGATATTTTTTAAATGATTTAAAATCATGTACAATTTTTTTTAATTTGTTAAATTCTATTTTAATTATTTGTTTTGTTTCTTCATATAAAAAATAAGATTGTATTTTTTTGATATTTCTTATTATTTCAATAAATATCTTTTCTGCAAGATCAATTTGTTCTAATATTTTATTAATATTGATATCATTTTCAATAATATTAACTAGATAGTTAGTTATTTTAGCTGGAGCAGAAAGAACTGTTGCAACTTGTTCATTATTTTGATTTTTTTCTATAATATCAGCTACACATAAAAATTTTTCTGCATTAGCTAACGAAGTTCCACCAAATTTTAATAGTTTCATATTTTATGAATCCTTAAATTTATTTCATAAAAAAATTATATTGTTTACAATTTATTTTTTGTTAAAAATATATCACTCCTAAATTTATATGAGTTTATTTATAGTAAACTAGAACAGTTATTCTATTGCGATAAGATTATAAATAGATATTAATATTCTTATGTAATACCTTGAGAGGTAAAACTAATCAATGATGAAAGTAATTTAATTAATTTGTTAGGTAGTTTTTTAATAAGAATTAGATTTGTAATTGAAAATATATTTAAATTTTTTATCATTAGTATAACTTATATTTTATATGTTATTAATTTTATCATAAAATTAGTTTATTTTTTTTGAAATAATTTTAGAACATAACAACTTATTATCAGTAATTTTTTATATTTATAAATAATTTTTAAATAATAAAATTATTTATTGATATATTTATATTAAAATGCATATTTTAAAGATATAACATAAATAAAAAAAAACAGAATTATTTTAAATAAAATACCGAATAAGTGTTATTAAATATAATAATTTTTATAACATAATGATTATTATTATTGCAATAGTTTAAAAAATAAATATTCAATTTTTAATTTTGTATTAAAATCTTATCTATTACATATACTTTTTGTTTTTCTTACAGATCAATTAGATAATTTTTAGTATAATATAACTATAATTTAAATTAAAAACTTAGTTAATATTATGAAACATATTATTAAAGTTATTTTTTCTGAAAAAGAATTAGGTATTCGTGTTCATGAATTAGGGCAAGAAATTACTAAAAAATACAAGAATAGCGAAAACAAAATGATATTAATTGCTTTATTACGTGGTTCATTTGTATTTATAGCAGATTTATGTCGTAGTATTCAAATTGAGCATGAAGTTGATTTTATGACTACTTCTAGTTATGGACGTGGAATTATATCTAGTGGGGATGTAAAAATTATAAAAGATTTAGATGAAGATATTTATAATAAAAATGTTTTAATTGTTGAAGATATTATTGATTCTGGAAAAACCTTAAGTAAGGTATTGGGTATTTTAAAATTAAGAAATCCAAAATCTTTATCAATTTGCACACTTTTAGATAAACCTGAATGTCGTGAAGTAAATATTAATGTTGATTTTATAGGTTTTTCTATACCTGACGATTTTATAGTTGGTTATGGAATAGATTATGCACAATGTTATCGTTATTTACCATATATTGGTAAAGTAGTATTTAAAAAATAAGATATTTATTTTAATGTGGTAATATAAATTTTTTATTATCAATCAAACGAGTACTACCTAACCATACAGATGCAAGAATAATGTTGTTTTTATTTTTTTTATAAAAAATATCTAGTGTTTTAGAATTATATACGTTAAATATATCAACTAGAAATCCCTTTTTTGTTAAAGACATTTTTGCAAAATTAATAGTTTCATATAATTGATTTCCATTGTTTTTAATAATAATATTTATTGTATCTTTTATAGTTTTATATAAAAAAGGTGCTTTTTTAAGTTCTAAATCATTTAAATATTTATTTCTCGAACTAAAAGCTAATCCATTTTCTAATCGAATTGTAGGTGAGCTAATGACTTTTATTGGATAATTTAATTCTTTAACAAAAGTTTTTATAATTAATAATTGTTGATAATCTTTTTCGCCAAAAAATGCAAAATTAGGTTGTATTAAATTAAATAATTTTCCAATTATTGTCGTTACACCTATAAAATGTCCAGGTCTTGATTTTCCTTCAATAATTTTCGATAATTTAGGTACTTGAATATATGTATGCATATTTGTACCATTAGGATAAATTTCAGATATTTTAGGAGCAAATAAAATTTCTATTTTTTCGTTTTTTAATATTAAACAGTCTTTTAAAAAAGTTTGAGGGTATTTTTTAAAATCTAATGAGTTTTCAAATTGCATAGGATTAATAAAAATACTGACTATAACAATATCTACATATTTTTTAGCTAGTATAATTAAATTTATATGACCTAAATGCAAGTTGCCCATTGTAGGTACTAATCCTATTTTTTTTTGTTTTTTTTTAAAAAATTGAATTTTTTTATATAAATTATCTATTGTTTTTATTATGTACATGATATTCCTATTTA from Buchnera aphidicola (Aphis helianthi) includes:
- the thrC gene encoding threonine synthase; this encodes MKLYNLKNHSEQVNFETAVKLGLGQQQGLFFPVKIPTITPFELSEMLKMDFITRSTEILSKFIDSEISKNILYKHVKKAFSFKKPLKVSINKNISCFELFHGPTLAFKDFGARFMAQMIFHLNKKNENFTILTATSGDTGAAVAHAFYKMKNIRVIILYPKGKISLLQEQLFCTLGENITTISINGSFDDCQNLVKKAFDDKKLKELIGLNSANSINISRLLAQICYYFEAFSLITEKKRENLVISVPCGNFGNLTAGLLAKSLGLPIKSFIACTNANDTVPRFLQNKQWKPKKTISTISNAMDISQPNNWPRIEELFRRNNWNLNDLRFGSVSDTNTKETIKELFQLGYTSEPHAAIAYRLLSDQLKEDEYGIFLGTAHPSKFKDTVEKILKNSVILPNELKHRINLPLLSHNINPDFNKLKNFLLNK
- the thrB gene encoding homoserine kinase; the encoded protein is MIKIYAPASIGNVGVGFDILGAAIKPINGSLLGDCITIKLSENFQLVNKGTFSHQLPINHEQNIVWKCWYKFCKLIKKNIPVSIILEKNLPIGSGLGSSACSVVSTLVAINEIFNNPLNSKELLLLMGEVEGEISGSIHYDNVAPSYLGGLQLIIDDSKIISQTIPNFKNWFWIVAWPGVKLSTAEARKILPKKYTKDICITNSRYLASFIHASYTQQSHLAARCMKESIAEPYRSKLLPKFTENKQNIQKLGAISCGISGSGPTIFAVAENIKIAKKISEWLTKNYLQNKTGFVHICYIDIKGARKIG
- the thrA gene encoding bifunctional aspartate kinase/homoserine dehydrogenase I, which gives rise to MKLLKFGGTSLANAEKFLCVADIIEKNQNNEQVATVLSAPAKITNYLVNIIENDININKILEQIDLAEKIFIEIIRNIKKIQSYFLYEETKQIIKIEFNKLKKIVHDFKSFKKYPENIQAIIISRGEILSIWIMKNILISRNHQITIIDPVENIVSIGNFLNSAVDINESKKRISKININKNNIILMAGFIAGNKKNELVILGRNGSDYSAAILACCLNANLCEIWTDVDGVLTSDPKKISNTSLLKSISYEEAMELSYFGAKVLHPKTIEPLKNFNIPCIIKNTSNIQSQGTLICKNNDCNQNNILKGVTNLDNIVMFTMSGCLLKQKNDVLPRIFNLFEKENINIILITQSSSKNNFSFCTLEKDSQKILFILNKLFKSELKEKLLNSIHIISNLSILSIIGFNISQKYDIASKIFCALGKSKVNVLAISQGSSKHSISVVIKKENVLKSLQNIHNTLFYNKKIINVFLLGIGGVGRTLIKQILKQKNFLENKNIEIKIRTISNSKKILFLNDLIDLKNWEKHFQESKKQFNLEILNKLLKENSFLNSVVIDCTSDEILSQQYINFFSKGFHVITSNKKANTSSLKYYNDIRNTTLKENKKFLYETNVGAGLPIIQTLQNLVNTGDNLICFKGILSGSLSFIFGKLEENILLSDATKKAKDLGFTEPNPCDDLSGIDVARKLLILAREVGYKIELEDIEIEPILPKNFQKCKNTKEFLNKLKEIDISFVERVRKARNIGKVLRFVGTIEKGGKCSVKIEEINSDNPLYKVKNGENALTFYTNYYQPIPLVLRGYGAGNDVTASGVFSDLLRIIL
- the hpt gene encoding hypoxanthine phosphoribosyltransferase, whose protein sequence is MKHIIKVIFSEKELGIRVHELGQEITKKYKNSENKMILIALLRGSFVFIADLCRSIQIEHEVDFMTTSSYGRGIISSGDVKIIKDLDEDIYNKNVLIVEDIIDSGKTLSKVLGILKLRNPKSLSICTLLDKPECREVNINVDFIGFSIPDDFIVGYGIDYAQCYRYLPYIGKVVFKK
- the panC gene encoding pantoate--beta-alanine ligase, whose amino-acid sequence is MYIIKTIDNLYKKIQFFKKKQKKIGLVPTMGNLHLGHINLIILAKKYVDIVIVSIFINPMQFENSLDFKKYPQTFLKDCLILKNEKIEILFAPKISEIYPNGTNMHTYIQVPKLSKIIEGKSRPGHFIGVTTIIGKLFNLIQPNFAFFGEKDYQQLLIIKTFVKELNYPIKVISSPTIRLENGLAFSSRNKYLNDLELKKAPFLYKTIKDTINIIIKNNGNQLYETINFAKMSLTKKGFLVDIFNVYNSKTLDIFYKKNKNNIILASVWLGSTRLIDNKKFILPH